Within Candidatus Thermokryptus mobilis, the genomic segment TCGCTCGGTGCTATAACTATTACTGGCAACTCGCCACCTGGTTTCCTCGTGTAGAGAACCTTCGTATATTTTTCCCTCGCCCTGTCAATTATCTCATTGGCAAGATTTAAAATCGGCTGCGTGCTTCTGTAATTTTCCTCAAGTTTTATAATTTTCGTCCCCGGAAAATCTTTCGGGAAATCCATTATGTTCCTGAAATTAGCCCCACGAAAAGCATAAATACTCTGCGAATCATCCCCAACAGCCATCACATTCCCGTGCTCCATCCCAAGCAACCTAACTATATCCGCCTGAAGTTTGTTCGTGTCCTGATATTCATCAATCATGATATACTTGTATTGATTTGCGAGTTTCTTCCTCACATCGCCAAATTCCTCAAGCAAACGCTTCAAGTTAAGCAAAAGGTCATCATAATCCATCAAGTTATGTCTGGCTTTGTAAGTGTTGTAAATCCTAAACAGCTTAACTATGTCATCAACTTGCTCGTAGTAATGCGGAAATTCGTTCAAGACGATTTCTTCAATAGGAGTTTCAGTGTTTATACTTTTGCTGTAAATCTCGTATAGTGTTTGCTTTCTTGGAAACCTAACCTTTGCCCTATCATAACCCTCCTGCGTCCTCAACAAATTTATCACATCTTCCGCATCACCTTGATCAAGGATCGTGAAAGAATTATCATACTTTAAAAGTTGAGCGTATTTTCTCAATGTCAAATTCGCAAAGGAATGAAACGTTCCACCCGAGACCCTATCGCACCTGGCATCAAGAAGGATTGAAGCCCTGCTTAACATCTCCTGCGCTGCTTTCCTCGTGAATGTCAAAAGAAGTATTGACTCCGGATTGACACCTATCTCAACAAGTCGCGCAACCCTGTATGTTATAGTTCTCGTCTTCCCAGTTCCAGCCCCAGCTATCACAAGCACAGGACCGTCAAGTGTCATAACCGCCTCATATTGAGCCGGGTTTAACTCATCTTGATATCTTATCTTTGACGGCTTTACGCTGTGCTCCTCAAAAATCTCCCGCTTCAATATGTATCTTTTCTTCTCCATTTGAGCCGAGTTTAAATTTTAAGGGACGATTTCATACTTAATCCCCTGCCTTAAAGTCAAAAGCTCAAAAACCCTTGGGAGTTCCAAGAGCTCATATTTACCAGAGATAAGCTCATTTAACCTCTCTGAATTACCGCTTAAAAAATCATAAGCCATCCTCACATCTTTTGATGTGAAATGGAAAACTCCCCTCAAAACGATTTGATCATAATGTATTTTTGTTGCATCAAAACCTACCTTCGTTCCAGCTGGCAAACCGCCGAATAACAAAACCAAGCCACCCTTTGACACAATTTCAAGGGACTCCTCCCAAACATCTGCCCTCCCTGTGCATTCAATCACCAAATTTGGTCCAATCCCATTAGTTATCTCCCTTGCCCAAACACGCAGATCAACCTCATTTGTATTGATGATGTGATCAGCGCCAAACTTGACACCAAGCTCAAGCCGTTGAGCATGCCTTCCAGCAAGTATTAAATTAACATTGAAAAATTTTTTTACCGCAAGAACAAACATCAATCCAATCGGACCATCCCCAATGACAAGAACATTGTCACCCTCCTTTGCATTTAAATTTCTTATCCCATTCATAACGCAAGACAATGGCTCAAGAAAAGCCGACTGAGTAAAAGAAAGATGCTTCGGTTTTAAAAACATATTCCTCTGAACAATTCGGGCTGGAACCTTGGCAAACTCAGAATAAGCACCTAAGAAAATGCTATCAAATAAATTGACACAAAGATTTTCATCACCACGCCTACAATAATAACATTGACCACATGATGCTGAATTTACAAACATAACCTCATCGCCCTCTTTAAAATTTTTCACCCCCGAGCCCGCTCTATAAATCACGCCAGAACATTCGTGACCGAAAAGCATCGGAAAATTAAATTTCGGATGACCGCGAAGATACATCTTCAAATCAGTCCCACATGTGAGAGCGGATTTGACCTGAACAATAACCTCACCATTTGATGGCTCGGGTATTTGACTTTCCTTTATCTCTATTTTCCCTATGTCCGTAAGAAAAGCTGCCAACATTTTTTAAATCGCCTTTTTTACCAAAAGAAGTGATGGTCTATACCTTTCACTTAAAAATTCATCCATAGCAAGATTAAGAAAACTAACCAAATTTCTCAAACCTATTTGACTTGCAAGTTCAAAAGGTCCTGCAGGGAAACGGACAAGGCGAAATGCCAAATTTATATCATCTTCACTCGCAAGACCCTCCATTAAGGCATTATATGCTTCATTTATAATCATAGAAAAAGTCAAGGCAACAACTATTTTCTGCTCGTTGCTCAAACTATCGCTTTGAACTCTCAATTTTGAGCAAATCCTATCCGCAAGGTTTAAAAATTTCTTACCAAATTTATAACTAATCTTTCCTCTCTTCAAAAACTCCCGAACCTTCTTCCCTCCTCCGATATATTCATAAAATCCACCGTTCGTCTTACGCCCCAAGAAACCAGCATCAACAAGCTGCGCCTGAAAATAAACGGGTCTAAACCTCTCCTCATAATTAAACCTCTCATAAATTGAACGAGAAACAATGTAATTCACATCAACACCAACATAATCAATCACCTCAAAAGGTCCCATCTCAAGCCCAAAAAATTTAAAAGCAGAGTCAATTTCCTCAATCCCAGCAAGACCAATTTCATATGCTCTCAACGGCTCAAGATAAAAATGCCTTGATATTCTATTCACAATGAAACCAGGTGAATCCTTCACGACTATTGGAGTATGCCCGATCCCCTTTAAAAAATTAACGACATTCTCAATGACTTCCTCAGATGTATGCTGAGCTCTGACAACTTCAACAAGTTTAAGAACATACGGCGGATTGAAAAAATGTGTCCCTATGACACGATAAGGATTTTCAGTAGCTGAAGCGATTTTCGTAACCGATAATGAAGATGTGTTAGTCGCAAGTATAGTTGAATGAGGACACCTATCGTCAAGCTCCTTAAAAATCTTTCTTTTAACATCAATGTCCTCAACCACCGCCTCAAAGACAATGTCAGCGGTTATAAAATGCTTTAACTTTGTCGTCGGGTGAATTCTCGTTAATACATTCTGCAATTGTTCCTTTTTGATCGTCCCAACTTCAACTCCTTTTTGCAGATGTCTTTTTATGTTTTCAAGCGCAACCTGAAGCGTATCGTTTGATATATCAAAAAGTATAACATCATAACCTGTCTGAGCCATAACTTGAGCTATTCCACTGCCCATGCGTCCAGCTCCGACTACGCCAACTGTGTTCATTTTATTCTCTCTTTTGTTTTTAAATGAAACTTTCATCAGAAACCCTATATCTTCTTATCGCCTGAATCGTCCCATTTTCAAACTCA encodes:
- a CDS encoding ATP-dependent helicase, which produces MEKKRYILKREIFEEHSVKPSKIRYQDELNPAQYEAVMTLDGPVLVIAGAGTGKTRTITYRVARLVEIGVNPESILLLTFTRKAAQEMLSRASILLDARCDRVSGGTFHSFANLTLRKYAQLLKYDNSFTILDQGDAEDVINLLRTQEGYDRAKVRFPRKQTLYEIYSKSINTETPIEEIVLNEFPHYYEQVDDIVKLFRIYNTYKARHNLMDYDDLLLNLKRLLEEFGDVRKKLANQYKYIMIDEYQDTNKLQADIVRLLGMEHGNVMAVGDDSQSIYAFRGANFRNIMDFPKDFPGTKIIKLEENYRSTQPILNLANEIIDRAREKYTKVLYTRKPGGELPVIVIAPSENHQSKFVVQKVLELREEGIPLNQIAVLFRASYLSFDLEIELAKANIPFVKFGGFKFIETAHIKDIVAHLRVILNPNDVISWHRILLLLDGVGPRTAQKVIEDITSGKLNIKTNHKFWLEFKGYPESVAQLFKLLYTIYPDDVSVSEKTEIILRYYEPIMREKYDDYERRRKDLEIFENIASRYDSLEEFLTDLAIEPPNESIAEIVPPGTDDEYLVLSTIHSAKGLEWNTVFIIHALDGIFPSSHSARNDDEMEEERRLMYVACTRAKEHLFICYPVGIYDSRSGFVLTKPSRFISDLPDGLVEYWVIEEE
- a CDS encoding zinc-dependent alcohol dehydrogenase, encoding MLAAFLTDIGKIEIKESQIPEPSNGEVIVQVKSALTCGTDLKMYLRGHPKFNFPMLFGHECSGVIYRAGSGVKNFKEGDEVMFVNSASCGQCYYCRRGDENLCVNLFDSIFLGAYSEFAKVPARIVQRNMFLKPKHLSFTQSAFLEPLSCVMNGIRNLNAKEGDNVLVIGDGPIGLMFVLAVKKFFNVNLILAGRHAQRLELGVKFGADHIINTNEVDLRVWAREITNGIGPNLVIECTGRADVWEESLEIVSKGGLVLLFGGLPAGTKVGFDATKIHYDQIVLRGVFHFTSKDVRMAYDFLSGNSERLNELISGKYELLELPRVFELLTLRQGIKYEIVP
- a CDS encoding 3-hydroxyacyl-CoA dehydrogenase, with product MNTVGVVGAGRMGSGIAQVMAQTGYDVILFDISNDTLQVALENIKRHLQKGVEVGTIKKEQLQNVLTRIHPTTKLKHFITADIVFEAVVEDIDVKRKIFKELDDRCPHSTILATNTSSLSVTKIASATENPYRVIGTHFFNPPYVLKLVEVVRAQHTSEEVIENVVNFLKGIGHTPIVVKDSPGFIVNRISRHFYLEPLRAYEIGLAGIEEIDSAFKFFGLEMGPFEVIDYVGVDVNYIVSRSIYERFNYEERFRPVYFQAQLVDAGFLGRKTNGGFYEYIGGGKKVREFLKRGKISYKFGKKFLNLADRICSKLRVQSDSLSNEQKIVVALTFSMIINEAYNALMEGLASEDDINLAFRLVRFPAGPFELASQIGLRNLVSFLNLAMDEFLSERYRPSLLLVKKAI